In a genomic window of Flavobacterium lipolyticum:
- a CDS encoding sugar-binding protein: MKEYQVVLQDKSQEKEVQNPIVSFWENANCFTDFCSPWKSDPFSKIEFRAFWDLENFFFNFRVFDTQIYIDQKDDSFDSIGNSDRVELFFRSNESLDPYYCLEMDTAGRLMDFRARPNKEFDFDWKWPKTDFEIKTSKDEISFTVEGRISIKSLEELNLIHNNTIEAGVFRAKFLENENREYEPTWISWVNPNTETPNFHIASSFGKFILME, from the coding sequence GTGAAAGAATATCAGGTAGTTTTACAAGATAAAAGTCAGGAAAAAGAAGTGCAAAATCCTATTGTATCATTTTGGGAAAACGCAAATTGCTTCACTGATTTTTGCTCGCCATGGAAAAGTGACCCATTTTCAAAAATAGAATTCAGAGCGTTCTGGGATCTTGAAAATTTCTTTTTTAATTTCAGAGTTTTTGATACCCAAATTTATATCGATCAAAAAGACGATAGTTTTGACAGTATTGGAAATTCAGATCGTGTAGAATTGTTTTTTAGAAGTAATGAATCCTTAGATCCTTATTATTGTCTGGAAATGGATACAGCCGGGCGTTTAATGGATTTTAGAGCTCGTCCCAACAAAGAATTTGATTTTGACTGGAAATGGCCTAAAACCGATTTCGAAATCAAAACCTCAAAAGATGAAATTTCTTTTACAGTTGAAGGACGAATCAGTATAAAATCCTTAGAAGAATTGAATTTAATACACAACAATACTATAGAAGCGGGTGTTTTTAGAGCTAAGTTTTTGGAGAATGAAAATCGGGAGTATGAACCTACCTGGATTTCCTGGGTAAATCCTAATACCGAAACTCCTAATTTTCATATTGCTTCTTCTTTTGGGAAATTTATTTTAATGGAATAG
- a CDS encoding LacI family DNA-binding transcriptional regulator, with product MDKKYTIKDIAKMAGVSKGTVDRVLHNRGKVSPTALDKINEVLNVINYEPNLIARNLKNTKVYRICVLLPDPEIDPYWLPCINGIQDAKTEFKAYSVIIETHFFNPESTKSFLSAHDIIIQKSPDAVLIAPLFHKETVEIVKQYDDLNIIVNTFNNQIEGESIKSFVGQDLHKSGRVAASLMNLILTEGQIAIIHIDESLKNAVHMQEKEKGFKSYFDEKKISGFSLTTLKLKHQNVETKFSAFLDENPNLKGIFITTSKAYQIASILSTVKDKKIAIIGYDLVEKNVNFLNQGLVHFLIHQNQKRQAYLGVSTLVEHFLFRKDIPETILLPIDIINVENASFYVS from the coding sequence ATGGATAAAAAGTACACCATTAAGGATATAGCAAAAATGGCCGGAGTTTCGAAAGGGACTGTCGACAGGGTTTTGCATAACAGAGGAAAAGTTTCTCCTACAGCACTGGACAAAATAAATGAAGTTTTAAACGTCATTAATTACGAACCGAACTTAATTGCACGAAATTTAAAGAACACCAAAGTTTACAGAATTTGTGTTTTACTGCCTGATCCGGAAATTGACCCGTACTGGCTTCCCTGCATTAATGGAATCCAGGATGCTAAAACCGAATTTAAAGCGTATAGTGTTATTATTGAAACACACTTCTTTAATCCGGAAAGTACCAAATCGTTCTTAAGTGCTCATGATATTATTATCCAAAAATCGCCTGATGCTGTTTTAATTGCTCCATTGTTTCACAAAGAAACGGTAGAAATTGTAAAGCAATATGACGATTTAAACATCATCGTAAACACCTTCAACAACCAAATTGAAGGTGAATCCATAAAAAGTTTTGTTGGACAGGATTTGCATAAAAGTGGTCGTGTAGCTGCCAGCCTAATGAATCTGATTTTAACAGAAGGTCAGATCGCCATCATACATATTGACGAAAGCCTTAAAAATGCGGTACACATGCAGGAAAAAGAAAAAGGCTTTAAAAGTTACTTTGATGAGAAAAAGATCAGTGGTTTTTCACTTACCACTCTAAAATTAAAACATCAGAATGTGGAAACTAAATTTTCTGCATTTTTAGACGAAAATCCAAATCTGAAAGGTATTTTTATCACGACCTCAAAAGCGTACCAAATTGCCTCTATACTGTCTACGGTAAAAGATAAAAAGATTGCGATTATCGGTTATGATTTAGTGGAAAAAAATGTGAATTTCCTGAATCAGGGATTGGTTCATTTTTTAATTCATCAAAATCAAAAACGACAGGCTTATTTAGGCGTGAGTACTTTGGTTGAACACTTTTTATTCCGAAAAGATATTCCGGAAACGATTTTACTTCCAATAGATATTATTAATGTGGAGAATGCTTCTTTTTACGTTTCCTAA
- a CDS encoding mevalonate kinase family protein: MKKITSLAPGRTCLFGDHQDYLGLPVIACAIDRNIQLIAEQNLTQTFVLNMIDINEIRTIDIDATFDKLEPRDYFASSLRVLRRYGCVPNVGYDITITGDIPINSGTSSSSALLMAWIRFLIDAYGIDREVTPEFISKLGYESEVLEHGEPGGMMDHFSIGVGNIVYINTKDPFSYKVIGTSLKGLITGVSGVPKETIGLLGELKGNALISIDIVKQNFPDFDLHASKIEDLDRYRNCLPDRLIPFFEAALKNYHYTKEALKEFEKPVLDLKKIGGLMNQHHEVLRDLLKITVPRIDAMVNAALRAGAYGAKIVGSGGGGSIVVIANPEKEDLVIEAILEAGAQEAYAVAVDPGVRVIENVEV, from the coding sequence GTGAAAAAAATTACCTCATTAGCCCCGGGCAGAACCTGTCTCTTTGGAGATCATCAGGATTATTTAGGATTGCCGGTTATCGCCTGTGCAATCGATCGGAATATACAACTAATTGCCGAACAAAATCTGACTCAGACCTTTGTTTTAAATATGATTGATATTAATGAGATTCGTACCATTGATATTGACGCCACTTTCGACAAATTAGAACCCAGAGATTATTTTGCCTCCTCCTTACGTGTATTGCGCAGGTACGGCTGTGTGCCAAACGTTGGATACGACATTACTATTACGGGAGATATTCCAATAAACTCCGGAACATCGAGTTCTTCGGCTTTGTTGATGGCATGGATTCGTTTTTTGATCGATGCTTATGGTATTGATCGTGAAGTTACTCCTGAGTTTATTTCCAAATTGGGTTATGAATCTGAAGTATTGGAACATGGAGAACCGGGTGGAATGATGGATCATTTTAGTATTGGGGTGGGGAATATTGTGTACATCAATACCAAAGATCCCTTTTCGTATAAAGTAATAGGAACGAGCTTGAAAGGCCTGATAACAGGAGTTTCGGGAGTTCCAAAAGAAACGATCGGTTTGTTGGGGGAGTTAAAAGGAAATGCTTTAATTTCTATTGATATCGTAAAGCAAAATTTCCCGGATTTTGATCTGCATGCTTCCAAAATAGAAGACCTGGATCGTTACCGAAATTGCTTGCCGGACCGATTGATTCCTTTCTTCGAAGCCGCATTAAAAAACTATCATTATACCAAAGAAGCTCTGAAAGAGTTTGAAAAACCGGTTTTAGATCTTAAAAAAATAGGCGGATTGATGAACCAGCATCATGAAGTTTTACGCGATTTATTAAAAATTACTGTACCGCGAATTGATGCTATGGTCAATGCTGCTTTGCGCGCTGGTGCTTACGGAGCAAAAATTGTAGGTTCAGGCGGAGGAGGAAGTATAGTCGTTATCGCAAATCCGGAAAAAGAAGATTTGGTGATCGAAGCCATTCTCGAAGCAGGAGCTCAGGAAGCCTATGCCGTAGCGGTTGATCCGGGTGTAAGGGTTATTGAAAATGTTGAGGTTTAA
- a CDS encoding sugar phosphate nucleotidyltransferase, giving the protein MHNNLVILAGGASSRMKKEAISNNLSAEEIAQANERSKGLIGVGASGRPLLDYLLLNAKKAGYKNIYIIIGEQGELFKEFYGSQNTDNDFHGLTISFAVQYIPEGRVKPFGTADALFQAVEQFPELNTQQYSVCNSDNLYSAAALLALRETNSPNAFIAYDREALEFPSERISRFAIAKLDQNNQLLDILEKPSADVLADYKDVEGKIRVSMNAFKFNGSTLYTHLKNCPVHPERDEKELPTVLLNAVKENPNTTIGIPFSEHVPDLTAKEDIADVKEYLKQYYPVLDWSI; this is encoded by the coding sequence ATGCATAACAATTTAGTTATTCTTGCGGGTGGAGCATCCTCGCGCATGAAAAAAGAAGCTATTTCAAACAATTTATCTGCGGAAGAAATTGCGCAGGCAAATGAAAGAAGTAAAGGGCTAATTGGAGTTGGAGCAAGCGGGAGACCTTTGCTGGATTATCTTCTGCTGAACGCTAAAAAAGCAGGATATAAAAACATCTACATTATTATTGGTGAGCAGGGAGAGCTTTTTAAAGAGTTTTACGGCAGTCAGAATACCGATAACGATTTTCACGGACTTACTATTTCATTTGCTGTACAATACATTCCCGAAGGCAGAGTGAAGCCCTTTGGTACTGCCGATGCTTTGTTTCAGGCGGTAGAACAGTTTCCGGAGTTAAACACACAGCAGTATTCGGTTTGCAACAGCGACAACTTGTATTCGGCAGCAGCGTTATTGGCACTTAGAGAGACCAACAGTCCAAATGCGTTTATTGCTTACGATCGTGAAGCTTTGGAATTTCCTTCTGAAAGAATTTCGCGTTTCGCCATTGCTAAATTAGATCAGAACAATCAGTTGTTGGATATTTTAGAAAAACCTTCAGCCGATGTCTTAGCCGACTATAAAGATGTAGAAGGGAAAATCAGAGTGAGTATGAATGCTTTTAAATTCAACGGAAGCACTTTATATACCCATTTGAAAAATTGTCCTGTTCATCCTGAGCGCGACGAAAAAGAGCTGCCTACAGTGCTGTTAAATGCTGTAAAAGAAAATCCAAATACAACAATAGGTATTCCGTTTTCAGAGCATGTTCCGGACCTTACGGCTAAAGAAGATATTGCTGATGTGAAGGAGTATTTGAAGCAATATTATCCGGTTTTAGATTGGAGTATTTAG
- a CDS encoding sugar MFS transporter, whose product MSKIETAIHIEKRSSIIPMIILTALFFILGFVTWLNGPLIPFFELACELSSSQAYFVTFAFYIAYFVMAVPSSWVIEKVGYKNGISLGLLIIAAGAFMFYPAAESRTFLLFLIALFVMGTGLAILQTASNPYVVVIGPRESAAARISVLGIANKLAGFVAPLLLTALVLSNMQEFTADKIAVLDAVSKTNALNSLALQLQRPYLYMGLIIMVLALLVKLSPLPEIDLDEEGNVAHLSIFKQIRNAFRRPQLVLGVITLMLYLAAEVLAGDSIGGFGKQLGVYGVEGNFYLKLTSFTMSAMVVGYILGITLIPKYLSQVTALKGSGVLGVILVLAIVLISPKIMIQLPGIPNLPVVILLVALLGLANALCWPAIWPMALEDLGGYTKIGSAILIMGIIGGAIFPLFYGMITENINAANTANGTVGVSKSGNQIAYLMLLPSYLMILFYAVKGHKYRKW is encoded by the coding sequence ATGTCAAAAATTGAGACTGCAATACATATAGAAAAGAGGAGTTCAATCATTCCGATGATTATTCTTACCGCGTTATTTTTTATATTGGGATTTGTCACCTGGTTAAACGGACCTTTAATTCCTTTTTTTGAATTAGCGTGCGAGTTGTCTTCTTCTCAGGCTTATTTTGTAACTTTTGCGTTTTATATTGCCTATTTTGTAATGGCAGTTCCTTCGTCGTGGGTCATTGAAAAAGTAGGGTACAAAAATGGTATTTCTTTAGGATTATTAATCATTGCAGCCGGAGCATTTATGTTTTATCCGGCCGCCGAAAGCCGAACCTTTTTACTGTTTTTAATTGCTTTGTTTGTGATGGGAACCGGTCTGGCAATTTTGCAGACGGCTTCCAATCCTTATGTAGTAGTAATTGGACCAAGAGAAAGTGCAGCAGCCAGAATTAGTGTATTGGGAATCGCTAATAAACTGGCAGGTTTTGTAGCGCCATTGCTATTAACAGCATTGGTACTGTCTAATATGCAGGAATTTACAGCAGATAAGATTGCCGTTTTGGACGCCGTTTCAAAAACAAATGCTTTAAATTCACTTGCATTACAATTGCAAAGACCCTATCTTTATATGGGATTGATTATAATGGTTTTAGCGCTTTTGGTAAAACTGTCTCCACTTCCGGAAATTGATTTGGATGAAGAAGGAAATGTAGCGCATCTGAGTATTTTTAAGCAAATTAGAAATGCTTTCAGACGCCCGCAATTGGTTTTAGGAGTAATTACTTTGATGCTGTATTTAGCAGCCGAAGTTCTGGCGGGAGATTCGATTGGAGGATTCGGGAAACAACTAGGCGTATATGGAGTCGAAGGGAATTTTTATTTAAAACTAACTTCGTTTACCATGTCGGCAATGGTTGTAGGGTATATATTAGGGATCACATTAATTCCAAAATACCTTTCACAAGTAACAGCTTTGAAAGGATCCGGAGTTTTGGGAGTCATTTTAGTGTTGGCCATAGTATTGATTTCGCCAAAAATAATGATTCAGTTACCGGGGATTCCAAACTTACCGGTGGTGATACTTTTAGTAGCGTTATTAGGTTTGGCAAACGCACTTTGCTGGCCGGCAATCTGGCCGATGGCATTAGAAGATTTGGGAGGTTATACAAAAATTGGAAGTGCAATTTTGATCATGGGGATCATCGGAGGAGCAATTTTTCCTTTGTTCTACGGAATGATCACAGAAAATATAAATGCAGCAAATACGGCAAATGGTACCGTGGGAGTTTCAAAAAGCGGGAATCAGATTGCTTATTTAATGCTGCTGCCATCCTATTTAATGATCCTTTTTTACGCAGTAAAAGGACATAAATATCGTAAGTGGTAA
- the nagB gene encoding glucosamine-6-phosphate deaminase, translating into MLKSKIDKATGFEKRFENINTVVFENSGDASKEVAQEIAALIQSKQKENKPCILGLATGSSPKGLYAELVRLHKEEGLSFKNVISFNLDEYYPMEPNSINSYVRFMKELLFDHVDILPENYHVPDGLLTKEQIADYCHDYEAKIEALGGIDLQILGIGGNGHIGFNESGSLQNSKTRLVALDHITRVAASKDFFGLSNTPRTAITLGVKKIMEAKQVILLAWGEGKSNIVKKSVEDEVTNRVPASFLQEHNNAVFVLDKEASSKLTRINKPWLVEKVVWTDKLTRKAVLGLALQLKKPILMLTDADYIENGMSDLLADSGPAYDINIKIFNKLQNTITGWPGGKPNAEDTNRPERAEPAKKRVLIFSPHPDDDIISMGGTFMRLQEQGHEVHVAYQTSGNIAVADDEALRFARFVIDYNEKFGIKSEEADHIYQKAATFLINKKNSEIDIPEVRYIKGLIRKGEARATSHFVGLSDDQIHFMELPFYETGTIEKKPIGKEDIQLTMDLIEKIKPHQIYAAGDLADPHGTHKVCLDAIFEAVKALKPKSFMDDCWLWLYRGAWQEWGIDEVEMAVPMSPDQVLAKRHGIFKHQSQKDGVVFQGTDAREFWQRAEDRNAETAALYQQLGLATYAAMEAFVRWHY; encoded by the coding sequence ATGTTAAAAAGTAAAATCGACAAAGCAACAGGGTTCGAAAAACGTTTCGAAAACATCAATACGGTCGTTTTTGAAAATTCCGGCGATGCATCAAAAGAAGTAGCTCAGGAAATTGCGGCTTTAATTCAATCCAAACAAAAAGAAAACAAACCTTGTATTTTAGGATTAGCAACAGGTTCTTCTCCAAAAGGGCTTTATGCTGAACTGGTTCGTTTACACAAAGAAGAAGGCTTGAGCTTTAAAAATGTAATTAGTTTTAACCTGGATGAATATTATCCAATGGAGCCAAATTCGATCAACAGTTACGTTCGTTTTATGAAAGAATTGCTGTTTGATCATGTCGATATTTTACCTGAAAACTACCACGTTCCGGACGGACTTTTGACCAAAGAACAAATCGCTGATTATTGCCACGATTATGAGGCAAAGATTGAAGCTCTTGGCGGAATCGATTTGCAGATTCTTGGAATTGGAGGTAACGGACATATTGGTTTCAACGAATCGGGATCGTTACAAAACTCTAAAACACGTTTAGTAGCTTTAGATCATATTACCAGAGTTGCAGCAAGTAAAGACTTCTTCGGATTGAGTAATACGCCAAGAACAGCTATAACACTTGGAGTAAAAAAGATTATGGAAGCCAAGCAGGTAATTTTATTGGCTTGGGGAGAAGGAAAATCAAATATTGTAAAGAAATCGGTAGAGGATGAAGTAACCAATCGTGTACCGGCTTCCTTCTTGCAGGAGCATAACAATGCGGTATTTGTTTTAGACAAAGAAGCTTCTTCAAAACTTACCAGAATCAATAAACCATGGTTGGTAGAAAAAGTAGTATGGACGGATAAACTGACTCGTAAAGCCGTTTTGGGATTAGCACTTCAGCTTAAAAAACCAATCTTAATGCTTACCGATGCTGATTATATCGAAAACGGAATGAGCGATTTATTAGCTGATTCAGGTCCTGCATACGATATTAACATTAAAATATTCAACAAACTTCAAAATACAATCACAGGATGGCCAGGTGGTAAGCCGAATGCGGAAGACACCAACCGTCCGGAAAGAGCAGAACCGGCTAAAAAGAGAGTATTGATTTTTAGTCCGCATCCCGATGACGATATCATCAGTATGGGGGGGACTTTCATGCGTTTGCAAGAGCAGGGTCATGAAGTACACGTGGCGTATCAAACCTCCGGGAATATTGCTGTAGCCGATGATGAAGCTTTGCGTTTTGCAAGATTCGTAATTGATTACAATGAAAAATTCGGAATCAAAAGCGAAGAAGCAGACCATATTTACCAAAAAGCAGCGACTTTCTTAATCAATAAAAAGAACAGTGAAATTGATATTCCTGAAGTTCGTTACATCAAAGGATTGATCAGAAAAGGAGAGGCGAGAGCAACCAGTCATTTTGTTGGTTTATCCGATGATCAGATTCATTTTATGGAATTACCATTCTATGAAACCGGAACCATCGAGAAAAAACCAATCGGAAAAGAAGATATTCAATTGACGATGGATTTAATTGAAAAAATCAAACCGCATCAAATTTACGCAGCAGGAGATCTGGCAGATCCACACGGAACACATAAAGTGTGTCTGGATGCTATTTTTGAAGCTGTAAAAGCATTGAAACCAAAATCATTCATGGACGACTGCTGGTTATGGTTATACAGAGGAGCATGGCAGGAATGGGGAATTGACGAAGTGGAAATGGCGGTACCAATGAGCCCTGATCAGGTTTTAGCAAAACGTCACGGTATCTTCAAACACCAGTCTCAAAAAGACGGCGTTGTTTTCCAGGGAACCGATGCCAGAGAATTTTGGCAAAGAGCCGAAGACCGAAATGCCGAAACAGCTGCTTTATACCAACAGTTAGGTTTAGCCACCTATGCTGCGATGGAAGCTTTCGTGAGATGGCATTACTAA
- a CDS encoding DUF3820 family protein has product MESDKKLLIKLAHTKMPFGKYEGYFLIDLPEYYVVWYQNKGFPKGELGQQLQLIYELKLNGLEELIRNIKKQYPKPIK; this is encoded by the coding sequence ATGGAATCAGACAAAAAACTTCTCATCAAATTAGCCCATACCAAAATGCCTTTCGGAAAATACGAAGGTTACTTTTTAATTGATTTACCCGAATATTATGTCGTTTGGTATCAAAACAAAGGATTTCCAAAAGGAGAATTGGGACAACAGTTGCAACTTATATATGAGTTAAAGCTGAATGGACTGGAAGAACTGATTCGAAATATTAAAAAACAATATCCAAAACCTATTAAATAG
- a CDS encoding DUF4190 domain-containing protein, with the protein MENNSPSSNAGQSLGIIALIFGIIGVLAAFIPCFGFIAVLFGILAIVFGAIALNQAKKENASTSLPKAGLYLGIAATVFVIIWIAVFVGSIGSLALEHKDEIKRALDSAKVEQIKTDDSLNIKVQVDTTTIEATVK; encoded by the coding sequence ATGGAAAACAATTCACCTTCTTCAAATGCTGGTCAGTCATTAGGTATTATCGCTTTAATTTTTGGTATTATCGGTGTATTAGCAGCATTTATTCCTTGCTTTGGTTTTATTGCAGTTTTATTTGGAATTCTTGCAATAGTATTTGGAGCAATTGCTTTAAACCAGGCAAAAAAAGAAAATGCCTCAACTTCTTTACCAAAAGCCGGATTATATCTGGGAATTGCAGCAACAGTTTTTGTTATTATCTGGATTGCTGTTTTTGTTGGTTCAATAGGTTCTCTTGCTTTAGAACATAAAGATGAAATTAAAAGAGCTTTAGATTCTGCTAAAGTGGAACAAATAAAAACAGATGATTCTTTGAATATAAAAGTACAGGTAGATACTACTACAATAGAGGCTACTGTAAAATAA